Proteins from one Arsenophonus apicola genomic window:
- a CDS encoding AlbA family DNA-binding domain-containing protein, which yields MIQLTDLLDIQALAESEEIEFKPAQGQDGKGKLPKEFWPTFSSMANTHGGWIYYFRCERAR from the coding sequence ATGATTCAACTTACTGATTTATTGGATATACAAGCTTTGGCTGAGTCTGAAGAAATTGAATTTAAACCAGCTCAAGGCCAGGATGGGAAAGGTAAACTACCAAAAGAGTTTTGGCCTACATTTAGTTCGATGGCTAACACTCATGGTGGGTGGATATATTATTTTAGGTGTGAAAGAGCAAGATAA
- the rpoH gene encoding RNA polymerase sigma factor RpoH: protein MTKDMQSLALIPQGSIEAYVRSANAYPMLTAEEEQEYAKRLHYHGDLNAAKQLILSHLRFVIHIARNYSGYGLPQADLIQEGNIGLMKAVRRFNPEVGVRLVSFAVHWIKAEIHEYVLRNWRIVKVATTKAQRKLFFNLRKNKKRIGWFNQSEVDMVAKELGVTSKDVREMESRMAAQDMAFDMNDDDDSGENTTIAPVLYLQDKSSDFADSIEEDNWENHATDKLTQALSSLDKRSQDIIRARWLDDENKTTLQDLADKYSVSAERVRQLEKNAMKKLRLVMEA from the coding sequence ATGACCAAAGATATGCAATCATTAGCATTAATTCCACAAGGTAGCATTGAAGCTTATGTGCGATCAGCTAATGCTTATCCGATGCTAACAGCAGAGGAAGAACAAGAATATGCAAAACGGCTGCATTATCATGGTGATTTAAACGCGGCTAAACAGCTTATTCTTTCTCATTTACGTTTTGTTATTCATATCGCGCGTAATTATTCAGGTTATGGATTACCACAAGCGGATCTAATCCAAGAAGGTAATATTGGCCTAATGAAAGCTGTTCGTCGTTTTAATCCTGAAGTTGGCGTACGTTTAGTTTCATTTGCTGTTCATTGGATCAAAGCTGAAATTCATGAATATGTATTGCGTAATTGGCGGATAGTTAAAGTTGCAACCACCAAAGCTCAACGTAAGCTTTTTTTCAATTTGCGTAAGAATAAGAAACGTATCGGCTGGTTTAATCAAAGTGAAGTTGATATGGTTGCCAAGGAATTAGGTGTAACCAGCAAGGATGTTCGTGAAATGGAGTCGCGAATGGCTGCACAAGATATGGCATTCGACATGAATGACGATGATGATAGTGGTGAAAATACGACTATTGCACCGGTTTTATATCTACAGGATAAATCTTCTGATTTTGCCGATAGCATTGAGGAAGATAATTGGGAAAACCATGCTACTGATAAATTGACGCAAGCACTGTCCAGCTTGGATAAGCGGAGTCAGGATATCATTCGTGCGCGTTGGCTCGATGACGAGAATAAAACAACTTTACAGGATTTAGCCGATAAATATAGTGTATCTGCTGAACGAGTTCGACAATTAGAAAAAAATGCCATGAAAAAACTTCGCTTAGTGATGGAAGCTTAA